In Caldicellulosiruptor morganii, the following proteins share a genomic window:
- a CDS encoding TetR/AcrR family transcriptional regulator: MLKQNRLLDAAYNLFIEKGITNTAIDEIVKKAGVAKGTFYLYFKDKEDILEKLIIRKSAEIVKKALNEIKDRQFSSPTDKLICFMEYIIDYLSKNKYLFRFLKKDFSWVFFKKITENEEFSEIKAAKETFLSNIKTGYSPEELEIVIFMIIELVSSITYSSIVKEEPAPIEKVKPLLLDTIRKILEN, from the coding sequence TTGTTAAAACAAAATAGACTTCTTGATGCAGCATACAACCTATTTATTGAAAAGGGAATCACAAACACAGCCATTGATGAAATTGTCAAAAAAGCCGGGGTTGCCAAGGGAACATTCTATCTTTATTTCAAAGATAAAGAGGACATTCTTGAAAAATTAATCATCAGGAAAAGCGCTGAGATTGTTAAAAAAGCTCTGAATGAAATAAAAGACCGACAGTTTTCATCCCCAACAGATAAACTTATTTGTTTTATGGAATACATCATTGATTACCTGAGCAAAAATAAATATCTGTTTAGATTTTTAAAAAAAGATTTTTCATGGGTTTTCTTCAAAAAAATTACTGAAAATGAGGAATTTTCTGAGATAAAAGCAGCAAAAGAAACCTTTTTAAGCAACATAAAAACAGGTTATTCTCCTGAAGAGCTTGAAATTGTGATTTTCATGATAATTGAGCTTGTGAGTTCCATAACATATTCAAGCATTGTCAAAGAGGAGCCCGCACCCATCGAAAAGGTCAAGCCACTTCTTCTGGACACCATTCGCAAAATTCTTGAAAATTAA
- a CDS encoding 4Fe-4S binding protein translates to MEVLQKDLQKSFRRQEEKVPFFKKVIALVLPAVIVAGLFYPVVGLFAFVCMTGAVILSFYKGRYWCYKFCPRGAFLDEFISKFSFQRSVPQVLKSGFSKVFWLFFFIFMMGLNVLRSGGQLNRFGKGIVLLLWITTLLAITGGILFKPRTWCIVCPMGTISGLVGKNKKPLKIDVNRCVECRLCSRNCPMEIEVCSFKEERVESVNCIRCETCVNVCPKDAIANS, encoded by the coding sequence ATGGAGGTTTTGCAAAAAGACTTACAAAAAAGTTTTCGCAGGCAAGAAGAAAAAGTGCCTTTTTTCAAAAAGGTGATTGCTTTGGTGCTGCCGGCAGTGATTGTGGCTGGTTTGTTTTATCCTGTGGTTGGACTTTTTGCATTTGTATGCATGACAGGGGCAGTGATTTTGAGTTTCTATAAAGGAAGATACTGGTGTTATAAATTCTGCCCGAGGGGTGCTTTTTTGGATGAGTTTATTTCAAAGTTCAGCTTTCAAAGGTCGGTTCCTCAAGTTTTAAAGTCCGGTTTTTCAAAAGTATTCTGGCTCTTCTTTTTCATATTCATGATGGGTTTGAATGTTCTGAGAAGTGGAGGGCAGTTAAATAGGTTTGGCAAAGGCATAGTTTTGCTTTTGTGGATTACAACACTTTTGGCGATAACCGGCGGGATTTTGTTCAAGCCAAGAACATGGTGTATTGTATGCCCGATGGGGACAATAAGCGGGCTTGTTGGCAAAAACAAAAAACCTTTGAAGATAGATGTAAACAGGTGTGTTGAGTGCAGGCTTTGCAGCAGAAACTGCCCGATGGAAATAGAGGTTTGTTCTTTTAAAGAAGAAAGGGTTGAGAGCGTAAACTGTATAAGATGTGAAACCTGTGTCAATGTGTGTCCCAAGGATGCAATTGCAAATTCATAG
- a CDS encoding ribonucleoside triphosphate reductase codes for MITKVMKRDGTIVDFDRKKIENAIFKAAKAVGGSDFSIAEKLTDQVIEILEQKFGYSIPHVEDIQDIVEKVLIENGHAKTAKAYILYRKQHQDIREFKNLFLDIENTVDQYIGKTDWRVNENSNMSYSLQGLNNHISTAVISKYWLNKIYPREVAEAHINGDFHLHDLGVLGVYCCGWDLRDLLLNGFTGVEGKVASKPAKHFRSALGQIVNFFYTLQGEAAGAQAFSNFDTYLAPFIYYDKLTYSDVKQALQEFVFNTNVPTRVGFQSPFTNITLDLVPPSTLKDEPVIIGGQIMDRTYKEFQREMDMFNMAFAEVMMEGDAKGRIFSFPIPTYNITKDFDWDSPVVDKIMEMTAKYGLPYFSNFVNSDMQPEDARSMCCRLRLDNRELRKRGGGLFGANPLTGSIGVVTINLPRIGYLSKSEDEYFERLARLMDIAKTSLEIKREILEDLTRKGLYPYSRFYLRDIYERYGEYWKNHFNTIGIVGMHESLLNFMGVGIDTKEGREFAIKVLDFMRERIRKYQEETGILYNLEATPAEGTSYRLARKDKEMFPDIITSGKDEPFYTNSTQLPVDYTDDIFTALDHQEELQIRYTGGTVLHGFVGEKIDDIEVCKEIVKKIAYNYRIPYYTITPTFSVCPDHGYIAGEHFSCPTCGKECEVYSRVVGYYRPVQCWNKGKQEEFKFRKEYKIAVRR; via the coding sequence ATGATAACAAAGGTAATGAAAAGAGATGGGACAATTGTTGACTTTGACCGCAAAAAGATAGAAAATGCAATCTTCAAAGCAGCAAAGGCTGTTGGCGGTTCGGACTTTTCAATTGCTGAAAAGCTCACAGATCAGGTGATTGAAATATTGGAGCAAAAGTTTGGCTATTCAATTCCACATGTTGAGGATATTCAGGACATAGTAGAAAAGGTTTTGATAGAAAATGGTCATGCAAAGACTGCCAAAGCCTATATACTGTATAGAAAGCAGCACCAGGATATAAGAGAGTTTAAAAACCTGTTTCTGGACATTGAAAATACAGTTGACCAGTATATCGGTAAGACCGACTGGAGAGTAAATGAGAACAGCAACATGAGCTATTCTCTGCAGGGTTTGAACAATCACATCTCAACAGCTGTTATATCCAAGTACTGGCTGAACAAGATCTATCCCAGGGAGGTTGCCGAAGCCCATATAAATGGTGATTTTCACCTTCATGATCTGGGGGTACTAGGTGTTTATTGCTGTGGATGGGATTTGAGAGACCTTCTTTTGAATGGTTTTACGGGGGTTGAGGGAAAAGTTGCATCAAAGCCGGCAAAGCACTTTAGAAGTGCACTTGGTCAGATTGTCAATTTCTTCTACACACTTCAGGGTGAAGCAGCGGGTGCACAGGCATTTTCAAACTTTGACACATACCTTGCACCGTTTATATACTATGACAAGCTCACGTATTCGGATGTGAAACAGGCTCTTCAGGAGTTTGTTTTCAACACCAATGTGCCGACAAGGGTGGGGTTTCAGAGCCCGTTTACAAATATTACACTTGATCTGGTTCCACCGTCCACTTTAAAAGATGAACCTGTTATAATTGGCGGGCAGATTATGGACAGGACATACAAAGAGTTTCAGCGCGAGATGGATATGTTCAACATGGCATTTGCAGAGGTCATGATGGAAGGTGATGCAAAGGGAAGAATTTTCTCATTCCCGATTCCAACATACAACATAACAAAGGATTTTGACTGGGACAGTCCGGTTGTTGACAAAATCATGGAGATGACAGCAAAGTATGGCTTGCCTTACTTCAGCAACTTTGTAAACTCTGATATGCAGCCTGAAGATGCAAGGTCGATGTGCTGCAGACTCAGACTTGACAATAGAGAGCTCAGAAAACGTGGCGGTGGGCTTTTTGGTGCAAATCCACTGACTGGCTCAATTGGAGTTGTGACAATTAACCTGCCAAGAATAGGGTATCTGTCAAAGTCGGAGGATGAATATTTTGAGAGATTGGCAAGACTTATGGATATTGCAAAGACAAGCCTTGAGATAAAAAGAGAAATTCTGGAAGATTTGACCAGGAAGGGCCTGTACCCGTATTCAAGGTTTTATTTAAGAGATATATATGAGCGCTACGGTGAGTACTGGAAGAATCACTTTAACACAATTGGGATTGTTGGAATGCACGAAAGCCTTTTGAACTTTATGGGTGTCGGGATTGACACAAAAGAGGGAAGAGAGTTTGCAATAAAAGTGCTTGACTTTATGAGAGAGAGAATAAGAAAATACCAGGAGGAGACAGGGATACTTTACAACCTGGAGGCAACACCGGCAGAAGGGACATCCTACAGGCTTGCAAGAAAAGATAAGGAAATGTTCCCGGACATAATTACATCGGGGAAAGACGAGCCATTTTACACAAACTCAACACAGCTTCCTGTTGACTATACAGATGATATCTTTACAGCGCTTGACCACCAGGAGGAGCTTCAGATTCGATACACAGGTGGAACTGTTTTGCACGGGTTTGTTGGTGAGAAGATTGATGATATTGAGGTTTGCAAGGAGATAGTTAAAAAGATTGCATACAACTACAGAATTCCATACTATACAATAACACCAACATTTTCAGTATGCCCTGACCACGGCTATATTGCAGGTGAGCATTTTAGCTGTCCGACATGTGGCAAGGAGTGCGAGGTCTACTCAAGAGTTGTTGGCTACTACAGACCTGTTCAGTGCTGGAACAAAGGTAAGCAGGAGGAGTTTAAGTTCAGGAAGGAGTATAAGATTGCTGTGAGAAGGTAA
- a CDS encoding ROK family protein, whose protein sequence is MYYIGIDLGGTNIAAGIVDEEGKIIKKGSLPTGAHRHYSEILKDMAELSLNLVKECGLSLDDIHSVGIGSPGTPDNEKGMILYSNNIAFLNVPMREEIQKYIPKPVNIENDANCAAYGEYIAGGAKDTKISVTITLGTGIGGGIIIDGKIYTGAHHAGAELGHMVICVDGEQCTCGRKGCWEAYASATALIRMTREAAARDINGTIMKLVGGDISRIDAKTAFDAKRMGDSTGAAIVDRYIKYLAEGLVNVCNIFEPDVICIGGGVSKEGEYLLGPVREYVYEKFYCKQIEPPKIIPAVLGNDAGIIGAALLAKQI, encoded by the coding sequence GTGTATTACATAGGAATTGACCTTGGGGGAACAAACATTGCAGCCGGGATTGTTGATGAGGAAGGTAAAATTATAAAAAAGGGGTCTTTGCCAACAGGTGCACACAGGCACTACTCAGAAATATTGAAAGATATGGCAGAGCTGAGTCTAAATCTTGTAAAGGAATGTGGGCTTTCTCTTGATGATATACACTCGGTTGGTATTGGAAGCCCTGGCACACCTGACAATGAAAAGGGGATGATTCTTTACAGCAACAACATTGCTTTTTTGAATGTTCCCATGCGTGAAGAAATCCAGAAGTACATTCCAAAGCCTGTTAACATAGAAAACGATGCAAACTGTGCGGCATATGGAGAGTACATAGCAGGCGGTGCAAAAGACACAAAGATTTCTGTTACAATCACCCTGGGAACTGGCATTGGCGGTGGAATTATAATCGACGGGAAAATATACACCGGGGCACACCATGCAGGCGCAGAGCTCGGGCACATGGTGATTTGTGTTGATGGTGAGCAGTGCACATGTGGCAGGAAAGGCTGCTGGGAGGCGTATGCTTCGGCAACAGCTCTTATTCGCATGACAAGAGAGGCTGCTGCAAGGGATATAAACGGCACCATTATGAAGCTTGTGGGCGGCGATATTTCCAGGATTGATGCAAAGACCGCCTTTGATGCAAAGCGAATGGGAGACAGCACAGGTGCTGCAATTGTCGACAGGTACATCAAATACTTGGCTGAAGGGCTTGTTAATGTTTGCAATATATTTGAGCCCGATGTGATTTGTATTGGCGGAGGGGTTAGCAAAGAAGGAGAGTATCTGCTTGGGCCGGTAAGGGAATATGTTTACGAAAAGTTCTATTGCAAACAAATAGAACCACCTAAAATAATTCCGGCTGTTCTGGGGAATGACGCAGGTATAATTGGTGCTGCGCTTCTTGCAAAGCAGATTTAA
- a CDS encoding SGNH/GDSL hydrolase family protein, protein MIIEKGSKLLFIGDSITDCGRARPVGEGLHWNNLGNGYVSLVSAQLLAKYPERKIRVVNMGVGGDTVRHLKARWQTDVLDLKPDWLSIMIGINDVWRQFDNPLIPECHVYLDEYKSTLDELISITRPNLKGLVLMSPFIIDNNKDDAMRKKMDEYRFAMKEVAQKHGAIFVDVQEAFDNFLKYYHSYALALDRIHPNLTGHMIIANEFLKAIEF, encoded by the coding sequence ATGATCATTGAAAAGGGTTCAAAGCTCCTTTTTATCGGTGACTCTATCACAGACTGCGGAAGGGCAAGACCGGTTGGCGAGGGCTTGCACTGGAACAATCTGGGCAATGGATATGTTTCTCTTGTTTCAGCACAGCTTCTTGCAAAGTATCCGGAAAGAAAAATAAGAGTTGTAAACATGGGTGTTGGTGGTGATACGGTAAGACATCTAAAAGCGCGCTGGCAGACAGATGTTTTAGATTTAAAACCTGACTGGCTTTCTATAATGATTGGTATAAATGATGTTTGGCGCCAGTTTGACAATCCACTTATACCCGAGTGTCATGTGTATCTGGATGAGTACAAATCTACCTTAGATGAGCTTATAAGCATTACCAGGCCAAATTTGAAAGGACTTGTTTTGATGTCGCCTTTTATTATAGACAATAACAAAGATGATGCAATGAGAAAGAAAATGGATGAGTACAGGTTTGCAATGAAGGAAGTGGCACAAAAACATGGTGCAATCTTTGTTGATGTACAGGAGGCTTTTGATAACTTTTTGAAATATTACCACTCATATGCGCTTGCGCTTGACAGGATTCATCCCAATCTCACAGGGCATATGATAATTGCTAATGAGTTTTTGAAGGCCATTGAATTTTAA
- a CDS encoding amidase domain-containing protein, protein MKKNITLLLLIIISLILNSFSHISASAAYNSEGAVSYANMWAEDRNPNYPSFSSDCTNFVSQAMHEGGNLPFDKQNGWYCEKVLWWWNWGTAWSVANDLYKYLSNSQRGTIIGKWNPNQQTDTNSSLKRGDILFYDWNNDGTYDHAAIVVDYGRDAYTPYIIGNLQNQHTTDRYHAIWHLKPYNTKRATTIITAIRPK, encoded by the coding sequence GTGAAAAAAAATATTACTTTATTATTGCTAATCATAATTAGTCTCATTCTAAACAGCTTCTCTCATATAAGTGCTTCAGCAGCCTACAATTCAGAGGGTGCAGTTTCATATGCAAATATGTGGGCAGAAGATAGAAACCCAAACTATCCAAGTTTTTCTTCAGATTGTACAAATTTTGTATCTCAAGCAATGCATGAGGGAGGAAATCTTCCGTTTGACAAACAAAACGGTTGGTACTGCGAAAAAGTTCTCTGGTGGTGGAACTGGGGAACAGCGTGGAGTGTAGCTAATGACTTGTACAAATATTTGTCTAACTCACAAAGAGGAACAATTATCGGTAAATGGAATCCGAACCAACAAACTGATACAAACAGCAGCCTAAAAAGAGGTGATATTTTATTCTACGACTGGAATAATGATGGCACTTATGACCATGCTGCGATTGTAGTGGATTATGGTCGTGATGCATACACACCATACATTATCGGTAATCTTCAAAATCAGCATACCACTGATCGTTACCATGCAATATGGCATTTGAAACCTTATAACACAAAGCGAGCAACCACTATTATAACAGCAATCCGACCAAAATAA
- a CDS encoding glycogen/starch/alpha-glucan phosphorylase, whose protein sequence is MIGGIAGLSKNELKERIKNDFQRKIISLFAIDPKEATTYQQYLALGEVVKEYSFERWLKTNKYYKQNDVKQVYYFSIEFLLGKLLENNLINLGIRDVCKEALNELGLSLEEIEDAEREPGLGNGGLGRLAACFLDSMASMGLPGHGNGIRYRYGLFEQKIQNGYQVEVPDNWLSEEYVWEVKRSDRACIVKFGGTVRFDIVDGKLKAFHENYEPVWAIPYDIPIIGYGCNTVNTLRLWSAEPFENVFDFASFSRGDYIKAVEYRYMVQSITQVLYPDDTNEQNRILRLKQEYFFVSAGVQSIIRSFKKRGKPIHELPNYVMIQINDTHPALVIPELMRILIDEEGLGWEEAWEITTNTVAYTNHTIMVEALEKWPIDMVRNLLPRIYTIIEEINRRFCSEMLERTNGDWQKVCNVAIIQDGQINMAHLAVIGSKSVNGVSKLHTEILKNEVLKCFYTIYPEKFNSKTNGITHRRWLVEANPDLARLITETLQTDRWIKELMLMLKFKDFADNKLTQELCSNIKFNNKVKLAKYIKDKYNIIVDPRSIFDIQAKRLHAYKRQLLNALHILHLYNMLKENPNLDIYPRTFIFAAKAAPGYILAKKIIKLINSIADKVNKDPDVKDKIKVVFLENYCVSLAEKIIPAADVSEQISTASKEASGTGNMKFMMNGAITLGTLDGANVEIKEAVGDDNIVIFGLLAEEVLDYYKNGGYSSSQLYQKDLRIRKIIDQLIGNFFDVPKDEFMDIYHHLITYNDEYFVLKDFDSYHEAQMKIDRLYRQQDVWRRMMIINIGASGIFSSDNTIQKYADEIWKIKRVEIPD, encoded by the coding sequence ATGATTGGTGGAATTGCAGGACTCAGCAAAAATGAACTCAAAGAAAGGATAAAGAATGATTTTCAGCGAAAGATAATCTCACTTTTTGCCATAGATCCAAAAGAGGCAACAACATACCAGCAGTATCTTGCACTGGGTGAGGTTGTTAAAGAGTATTCATTTGAAAGATGGTTGAAAACAAACAAATACTACAAGCAAAATGACGTCAAACAGGTTTATTACTTTTCCATTGAATTCTTGCTTGGAAAGCTACTTGAAAACAATTTGATAAATCTGGGGATTCGCGATGTTTGCAAAGAAGCATTGAACGAACTTGGACTTTCACTTGAAGAGATAGAAGATGCAGAAAGAGAACCGGGGCTTGGCAATGGAGGTCTTGGCAGGCTTGCTGCATGTTTCTTAGACTCAATGGCTTCAATGGGTCTTCCCGGCCATGGAAATGGCATCAGATACCGCTATGGTCTTTTTGAGCAGAAGATTCAAAATGGCTATCAGGTTGAAGTGCCTGACAACTGGCTTTCTGAAGAGTATGTATGGGAGGTAAAAAGAAGCGACAGAGCCTGCATTGTAAAATTTGGTGGAACAGTACGTTTTGACATTGTAGATGGGAAGCTGAAAGCCTTCCACGAAAACTATGAGCCTGTTTGGGCAATACCCTATGATATTCCCATAATTGGATATGGTTGCAATACAGTCAACACTTTAAGGCTCTGGAGTGCTGAGCCGTTTGAAAATGTTTTTGACTTTGCATCTTTTTCAAGAGGTGATTATATAAAGGCTGTTGAGTACAGGTACATGGTACAATCCATAACCCAGGTTTTATACCCTGATGATACAAATGAACAAAATAGAATTCTTCGGTTAAAACAGGAATACTTTTTTGTATCAGCCGGTGTTCAGAGTATTATCAGGTCATTCAAAAAAAGAGGAAAGCCCATACATGAGCTTCCCAACTATGTAATGATACAAATAAACGACACACACCCAGCCCTTGTTATCCCGGAGCTTATGCGAATCCTGATTGATGAAGAAGGCTTGGGGTGGGAAGAGGCATGGGAGATTACAACAAACACCGTTGCGTATACAAACCATACTATAATGGTGGAAGCACTTGAAAAGTGGCCAATTGACATGGTAAGAAACCTTCTTCCAAGGATTTACACTATCATTGAGGAGATTAACAGAAGATTTTGCAGCGAAATGCTTGAAAGGACAAATGGCGACTGGCAGAAAGTTTGCAATGTTGCCATCATCCAGGATGGTCAGATAAACATGGCGCACTTGGCTGTTATTGGCAGCAAGTCGGTAAACGGTGTTTCAAAGCTTCACACAGAAATTCTGAAAAATGAAGTTCTAAAATGCTTCTATACCATATATCCAGAAAAATTCAACAGTAAAACGAACGGAATCACCCACAGAAGATGGCTTGTTGAAGCAAACCCTGATCTGGCAAGGCTTATCACCGAAACATTACAAACAGACAGGTGGATAAAAGAGCTTATGCTTATGCTAAAGTTCAAAGACTTTGCAGATAATAAACTCACACAGGAGCTATGCAGCAACATCAAATTCAACAACAAGGTGAAGCTTGCAAAGTATATAAAAGATAAGTACAACATAATTGTCGACCCACGCTCAATCTTTGATATTCAGGCAAAAAGACTTCATGCCTATAAACGCCAGCTTTTAAATGCGCTGCATATTCTGCATCTTTACAATATGCTAAAAGAAAATCCAAACTTAGATATTTATCCACGAACCTTCATCTTTGCAGCAAAAGCAGCGCCCGGTTATATCCTTGCAAAAAAGATTATAAAGCTCATAAACTCCATTGCAGATAAAGTCAACAAAGACCCGGATGTAAAGGATAAAATAAAAGTGGTATTTCTGGAAAACTACTGTGTGTCTCTGGCAGAAAAAATTATACCCGCAGCAGATGTTTCCGAACAGATCTCAACCGCATCAAAAGAAGCATCCGGCACAGGAAACATGAAGTTTATGATGAACGGAGCAATTACCCTGGGGACCTTAGATGGAGCAAATGTAGAAATAAAAGAGGCTGTTGGTGATGACAATATAGTTATATTTGGACTTTTAGCAGAAGAGGTTCTTGACTACTATAAAAACGGCGGCTACAGCAGCAGCCAGCTTTACCAGAAAGATTTGAGAATACGCAAAATCATTGACCAGCTTATAGGAAACTTTTTCGATGTGCCAAAGGATGAGTTTATGGACATATATCATCATCTGATAACCTACAATGATGAGTACTTTGTCCTAAAAGACTTTGATTCATACCATGAGGCACAGATGAAGATTGACAGGCTGTACAGACAGCAGGATGTCTGGCGCAGGATGATGATAATCAACATAGGCGCTTCAGGGATATTCTCAAGTGATAACACAATTCAGAAGTATGCTGATGAGATTTGGAAGATAAAAAGAGTTGAAATTCCTGATTAA